A single Thermoanaerobacterium sp. RBIITD DNA region contains:
- a CDS encoding DUF927 domain-containing protein, with the protein MESKDEIIKAIKEAHAEPLFNEESEQEHFSPYEISKNMIYHVKITKDGVAYMPLCNFEAHIAEEIIKDDGLETKTYFRIKGTTKNGTPLKEIIVQSDKFAGLNWVTANWGNRAIIYAGSSIKDHLRTAIQILSGDSVKRRTIYTHLGWRKINNKWVYLYNGGAISQYGEENNIEVELESCLKDYRLELPKDDDELKDCISKSLEFLNLAKPEITFPFLAGIYLAPLGEMLNIDMSLFIAGPTGSQKSEITALAQSHYGRNFNGKNLPTSWESTENFLEKLSFLAKDAVLTIDDFAPHGSIGDIQKLNKKADFIFRNQGNGSGKGRMNSDISLRPSYKSKTLLISSGEDVPTGQSLVARLVVIEINHGDIDLEKLSILQEYARNGVFAKAMGGYIKWLSTRIDLYKKTLPKKKNALRDSIRKRYCMPRQNTRQYFTPFDRFRGIPHIC; encoded by the coding sequence TTGGAAAGCAAAGATGAAATAATTAAAGCAATAAAAGAGGCACATGCTGAGCCTTTATTCAATGAAGAAAGCGAACAAGAACATTTTTCTCCATATGAAATAAGCAAAAACATGATTTACCACGTAAAGATAACGAAAGATGGAGTTGCATACATGCCACTGTGCAATTTTGAAGCACATATCGCTGAAGAAATCATTAAAGACGACGGCTTAGAAACAAAGACATACTTTAGAATTAAAGGTACAACAAAAAATGGCACTCCTTTAAAAGAGATAATTGTACAATCAGATAAATTCGCAGGCTTAAACTGGGTAACTGCAAACTGGGGAAATCGAGCCATAATATACGCAGGAAGCAGCATAAAAGATCATTTAAGAACTGCAATACAAATCTTAAGTGGCGATAGTGTGAAAAGAAGAACGATATATACGCATTTAGGCTGGAGAAAAATAAATAATAAATGGGTCTATCTATACAATGGTGGTGCAATAAGTCAATATGGAGAAGAAAACAATATAGAAGTAGAACTGGAAAGCTGCCTTAAAGATTACAGACTTGAATTGCCAAAAGATGACGATGAATTAAAAGATTGTATTTCGAAATCATTGGAATTTTTAAATTTAGCTAAGCCGGAAATAACTTTCCCGTTTTTAGCTGGAATATATTTAGCACCATTAGGAGAAATGTTAAACATCGATATGAGTCTATTTATAGCAGGTCCAACTGGTAGTCAAAAAAGCGAAATAACTGCCTTAGCGCAGTCACATTATGGTCGAAATTTTAACGGCAAGAATTTACCTACCAGTTGGGAAAGCACAGAAAACTTCCTTGAAAAATTATCATTCCTAGCAAAAGATGCGGTGCTTACTATAGATGATTTTGCACCGCATGGAAGTATTGGAGACATTCAAAAATTAAACAAAAAGGCAGATTTTATTTTCCGAAATCAAGGCAATGGCTCAGGTAAAGGTCGAATGAACAGTGATATATCTTTAAGACCTTCATACAAATCAAAGACATTATTAATTTCCAGCGGTGAAGATGTACCAACTGGACAGAGTCTAGTTGCAAGACTTGTTGTTATAGAGATTAACCATGGTGATATCGATCTTGAAAAACTAAGCATCTTACAGGAATATGCAAGAAATGGCGTATTTGCGAAGGCGATGGGTGGTTATATCAAGTGGTTAAGCACAAGAATTGACTTGTACAAAAAAACATTGCCAAAAAAGAAAAACGCATTAAGAGACTCAATACGCAAAAGATATTGTATGCCACGACAGAACACCAGACAATATTTCACACCTTTTGATAGGTTTAGAGGTATTCCTCATATTTGCTAA
- a CDS encoding site-specific integrase, protein MGRQGSIFYRLLNNLKEQQSFGKSKYAVKKKAREEAIKNGLHGQDVFNAMNDAVFNAGIFSVQTYATYRNEVKKFADWCKSKGVKNKDFDKTKDMVSDYLSEKISLGQSAWSIKVARAALRKAYKDNSLADDIKIPERKLKDITRSRLERPDDKKINLDNYKDLIDFCKSSGLRRREVSAITANDIYKKDDRLYVHVKNGKGGKTREVPVLKKYQPKIESILEKAKDRGNERLFTRIPEHLDIHSMRREYAQDRFIEIRGRQYKKHTRDKRDREAVREVSRNLGHNRENVTVSHYLS, encoded by the coding sequence ATGGGCAGACAAGGAAGCATTTTTTATAGGCTGCTTAACAATTTAAAAGAACAGCAATCATTTGGAAAAAGTAAATATGCTGTTAAGAAAAAGGCTAGAGAAGAAGCGATAAAGAACGGACTTCATGGTCAGGATGTATTTAATGCTATGAATGATGCAGTTTTTAATGCAGGTATCTTCTCTGTACAGACTTATGCAACTTATCGTAATGAAGTTAAAAAATTTGCTGATTGGTGCAAATCCAAAGGTGTAAAAAATAAAGATTTTGATAAAACAAAGGACATGGTATCAGACTATTTAAGTGAAAAAATATCACTGGGTCAATCAGCATGGTCTATAAAGGTTGCAAGAGCAGCTCTTAGAAAAGCATACAAAGATAATAGCCTCGCTGATGACATTAAAATACCTGAAAGAAAATTAAAAGATATAACGAGATCAAGACTTGAAAGACCTGATGATAAAAAAATTAACTTGGACAACTACAAAGATTTAATAGATTTCTGTAAATCATCTGGCTTAAGAAGGCGTGAAGTATCAGCTATCACTGCAAATGATATTTATAAAAAAGATGATAGACTATATGTTCATGTCAAAAACGGTAAAGGCGGTAAGACAAGAGAAGTTCCTGTACTGAAAAAATATCAGCCTAAAATAGAAAGCATATTAGAAAAAGCTAAGGATAGAGGAAATGAAAGACTATTTACAAGAATTCCAGAACATCTTGATATACACAGCATGAGACGTGAATACGCTCAAGACAGGTTTATAGAAATCAGAGGAAGGCAATATAAAAAACATACAAGAGATAAAAGAGATAGAGAAGCAGTAAGAGAAGTAAGCAGAAATTTAGGTCATAACCGTGAAAATGTAACAGTATCACATTATTTGTCATAA
- a CDS encoding radical SAM protein — protein MNRILKAPEMVTWEITSKCNLKCKHCSNSLGTDNISDLTLEKCKLIIDKLFEAGVFKISIEGGEPFVRNDIFQILSYLNKKGYIPRITTNATLITDNIAKELSKYNIGLVQISLDGPNKIVYSGIRRSREAFTKALNGINNLKKYNIKISIAMVLMRENIDYILDLLNLAKSLNVDALLVEVIDLFALLHNS, from the coding sequence ATGAATAGAATTTTAAAAGCTCCTGAAATGGTAACTTGGGAAATAACAAGTAAATGCAACTTAAAATGCAAACATTGTTCTAATTCTTTAGGAACTGATAACATTTCTGATTTAACTTTAGAAAAATGCAAATTAATTATTGATAAATTATTTGAAGCTGGTGTGTTTAAAATTAGTATCGAAGGTGGTGAACCTTTTGTCAGAAATGATATTTTTCAAATTTTATCATATTTAAATAAAAAAGGTTATATCCCTCGCATAACAACAAATGCTACGTTGATTACTGATAATATTGCCAAAGAGTTGTCCAAATATAATATTGGATTAGTGCAAATTAGTTTAGATGGACCAAATAAAATAGTTTATTCAGGAATAAGGAGATCAAGAGAAGCTTTTACAAAGGCTTTAAATGGGATTAATAACTTAAAAAAGTATAATATTAAAATATCGATTGCTATGGTGTTAATGAGAGAGAATATTGATTATATTTTAGATTTGTTAAACTTAGCAAAATCACTAAATGTTGATGCCCTGTTGGTAGAGGTAATAGATCTTTTTGCCCTACTTCACAACAGCTAA
- a CDS encoding SPASM domain-containing protein, whose amino-acid sequence MIIKPQKLLSVLLKNDKENNKISLLQYINHENKVICEAGNVIAHIKSNGDVTPCVYFREKSFICGNILCQDFTDIWINSNTMNQFRKLESIQGKCNKCKIFSTCMGGCRAYAYYTTGFLNGFDNRCWNIEEEN is encoded by the coding sequence ATGATTATAAAACCACAAAAGCTACTTTCAGTTTTATTAAAAAATGATAAAGAAAACAATAAAATTAGCTTATTACAATATATTAACCATGAAAATAAAGTAATATGTGAAGCTGGAAACGTGATTGCTCATATAAAATCTAATGGCGATGTTACCCCTTGTGTTTATTTTAGAGAGAAAAGCTTTATATGCGGAAATATTCTATGCCAAGATTTTACAGATATTTGGATAAACTCAAATACGATGAACCAATTTAGGAAATTAGAATCCATTCAAGGTAAATGTAACAAATGTAAAATTTTTAGTACGTGTATGGGCGGCTGCAGAGCATATGCATATTATACTACAGGCTTTTTAAATGGATTTGATAATAGGTGTTGGAATATTGAGGAGGAGAATTAA
- a CDS encoding PqqD family peptide modification chaperone: MRYKKNNYVFIRKENDEEYLLYNSKKNETLLMNDIGYIIFEFALKYENLDEIIYNVCKVTGDDIDSAKDTIKNFIDELIDKEIIIKVEKYE; encoded by the coding sequence TTGAGGTATAAAAAGAATAATTATGTTTTTATTAGAAAAGAAAATGATGAAGAGTATTTATTATATAATTCAAAAAAAAATGAGACGTTGTTAATGAATGATATTGGATATATTATTTTCGAGTTTGCATTAAAATATGAAAATTTAGACGAAATCATTTATAATGTTTGTAAAGTTACAGGAGACGATATAGATTCTGCAAAAGATACAATTAAAAATTTTATTGATGAACTTATTGATAAAGAAATAATTATAAAGGTGGAAAAATATGAGTAG